The following nucleotide sequence is from Nocardioides eburneiflavus.
GGAGTTCCCGCTGTTGCGGCCGGCGGCCTCGTGCTTGCCATAGCCCAGGTGCTCAGACATCTCCTCGTCCAGCGCCGTCTCGATCACGGTCTTGGTCAGGGCCTTCAACATGCCATCCGGGCCGGTCAACGCGACCCCACGAGACCGCGCCGTGCGGACCAGCTCGCGGGCGATCTCGAGCTCCTCAGCAGATGGCTGAGCAGACCCCTCGAAGCCAGGGTCACCTTCCTGCGCAACGTCCGGCGGTGACACCGCCACATCCTCGGGTGGGCTCACAGAACTCAGTGTTTCGGTCATCGTGACTCCATCTCGCCAACCAGCTGGTCAGCGTGTCGAGCCACTTACACCGTTGTTCGGACAGTCCCCACAGGCACGTCCTGAGTGGCCAGCGCTAATCGGATGCGACGTGGACGGCGCGCAGAATGCCCGGCAGGCTGTCTGGGTGGGCCAACGTCAGGTCGGCGAGCTCGCTCGGCCGGAACCAACGAAGGTCATCGTGCTCGTCCGGTGCTGCATTGACGGGATCGCCCTGCCATCGCGTGACGACGAAGGCGTGCATGTCGAGAGCGGGATCGCAGACGTCCAGCGAGATGGGGCGGGGGTCGTGGATCTGGACCGCGAGCTCTTCACGGCACTCCCGTGTGATGGCTTGACGCGGCGACTCGCTCGGCTCGACATGCCCTCCGACGAGGTCCCAGCAGTCGGGATACCAGCGACGCGATGGGTGCCGGTGCGCCAGCAGCACCAGACCGTCGCGCACGAGCGCAGCGACCGACAGCCGAGTCCGCACGTCCACTACCGGGACCCTATCGGCGCGAAGTCAGCGCCGACCGCACCGCCGCCGCGACCCCTGCCACGTCGACGACCGCGGACGTGTCGACCTCGATGAGCGGTCCGAGCCCCAGTGGAGCCACCTCCGATCCCCAGAGCTCGGACTCCTCACGCAGCCCGTCGAGGTGACGGGGGTCCCTCACCCGGCGCACATAGCGCTCGCGCGCGACCTCGACGGGCACCAGGCAGCGCACCTCGACGACCGGCCCGGGCAGTGACCTCGCGAGCGGCTCCGCGTACGCGTACCAGGTGCTGTCGACGACGGCGGC
It contains:
- a CDS encoding NUDIX domain-containing protein, encoding MDVRTRLSVAALVRDGLVLLAHRHPSRRWYPDCWDLVGGHVEPSESPRQAITRECREELAVQIHDPRPISLDVCDPALDMHAFVVTRWQGDPVNAAPDEHDDLRWFRPSELADLTLAHPDSLPGILRAVHVASD
- a CDS encoding AAA family ATPase translates to MRGFVLVGGWPGSGKTTLSTALASELGVPHLSKDVVKEALMAVLGAPTDVEESRRPGRAAVHALLAVARSCPAAVVDSTWYAYAEPLARSLPGPVVEVRCLVPVEVARERYVRRVRDPRHLDGLREESELWGSEVAPLGLGPLIEVDTSAVVDVAGVAAAVRSALTSRR